One region of Anoplopoma fimbria isolate UVic2021 breed Golden Eagle Sablefish chromosome 10, Afim_UVic_2022, whole genome shotgun sequence genomic DNA includes:
- the LOC129096873 gene encoding uncharacterized protein LOC129096873: MAGIHKIRTTPYHPRGNPVERFNRTLLDMLGTLADQDKTHWKDFVKPLVHAYNCTKNDVTGFSPYELMFGRQPRLPVDLAFGLPVTEKPRVSHSQYVQDLKSHLKESYELATGNAEKVMKRNKARFDRHVTASELAVGDRVLVRNVRLRGKRKLADKWESEAYIVVKRAGTLPVYTVRPETKDGPLRTLHRDLLLPCGYLPSPKSIPSVKLTPRLKFCSNLDPPVNHIDMNTLSDDDEVIPNRWYSGPPRSELARFTTIVDIPTDSIVAPSNTVPTTSDITHHTASDNTNQEAAADVTQNLSDLPDTAKSPEGSVSSGNAEPGLNLLPDDAAEETAYSPIGHDLFVLHVFDPLQLFMLHVFDPLKLFMLHVFDPLKLFMLHVFDPLQLFMLHVFDPLQLFMLHVFDPLKLFVLHVFDPLKLFMLHVFDPLKLFMLHVFDPLKLFMLHVFDPLQLFMLHVFDPLQLFVLHVFDPLQAAVRFLCLPSSVDFRIIQDKVFDGELPNEFGKKQFPFPRVVW; the protein is encoded by the exons ATGGCTGGAATTCATAAAATAAGGACTACACCATACCATCCGAGAGGAAACCCAGTTGAGCGGTTCAATCGTACACTGTTGGACATGCTTGGAACTCTGGCGGACCAGGACAAAACTCACTGGAAGGATTTTGTGAAACCACTTGTACATGCATACAATTGCACCAAGAATGATGTCACTGGATTTTCTCCTTACGAACTCATGTTCGGACGCCAACCACGACTTCCAGTTGACCTAGCTTTTGGACTTCCTGTTACAGAGAAACCACGTGTATCCCATTCTCAGTATGTTCAAGATCTTAAGTCTCATCTGAAGGAGAGCTACGAATTGGCAACAGGAAAtgctgaaaaagtcatgaaaagaaaCAAGGCCAGATTCGACAGGCATGTCACTGCCTCTGAATTAGCTGTGGGAGATCGTGTGTTGGTCAGAAATGTTCGTCTCAGAGGCAAACGCAAACTTGCGGACAAATGGGAATCTGAGGCTTATATTGTCGTAAAGAGAGCTGGAACTCTTCCGGTCTACACAGTGAGACCTGAGACTAAAGACGGTCCCCTACGAACCCTACACAGGGATCTTTTGCTACCGTGTGGATACTTGCCTTCACCAAAGAGTATTCCCTCTGTGAAACTAACTCCCAGATTAAAATTTTGCTCTAATCTTGACCCTCCTGTCAATCATATTGACATGAACACACTCTCAGATGACGATGAAGTAATTCCAAACCGCTGGTACAGTGGACCACCCAGGTCAGAACTTGCCAGATTCACAACCATAGTTGATATCCCAACAGACTCTATCGTGGCACCTTCCAACACAGTCCCTACAACCTCAGatatcacacatcacacagccTCTGATAATACAAACCAAGAAGCAGCAGCGGATGTTACTCAGAATCTATCCGACCTACCTGATACAGCCAAAAGCCCTGAGGGTTCAGTCTCGTCAGGAAATGCAGAGCCTGGTTTAAACCTACTACCTGATGATGCAGCAGAGGAAACGGCCTATTCTCCTATAGGTCATGAT CTCTTCGTGTTACATGTGTTTGAtcctctgcagctcttcatgTTACATGTGTTTGATCCTCTGAAGCTCTTCATGTTACATGTGTTTGATCCTCTGAAGCTCTTCATGTTACATGTGTTTGAtcctctgcagctcttcatgttacatgtgtttgatcctctgcagctcttcatgTTACATGTGTTTGATCCTCTGAAGCTCTTCGTGTTACATGTGTTTGATCCTCTGAAGCTCTTCATGTTACATGTGTTTGATCCTCTGAAGCTCTTCATGTTACATGTGTTTGATCCTCTGAAGCTCTTCATGTTACATGTGTTTGAtcctctgcagctcttcatgTTACATGTGTTTGATCCTCTGCAGCTCTTCGTGTTACATGTGTTTGATCCTCTGCAGGCAGCG GTCAGGTTTTTGTGTCTACCCTCTTCGGTGGATTTTCGAATCATCCAAGACAAAGTGTTTGATGGCGAGCTACCCAAtgaatttggaaaaaaacaattccccTTCCCACGAGTAGTGTGGTAG